The nucleotide sequence TTCAGTGAAGACACTGTGTTTTCTTCAACCCTAAACAAGCCCCCAGCACTCAGGCCGCTGCAACCCGTGCTTTGAAAGGAAGGGTTTAAAAGCATCAACACACAGATCAGATACATAATGGGGTAAACCCCAAGTGTTTGGCTTAAGTAAAATCCCAGAATCAAGTGCTTAAGATGTCCTAGGAAGTTTCAGGAGAGGTTTTCTCTCTTCCCAGAGCTGGCCTGGATTAAGAGAGCCGAACTTACAGCTGGGGTCCCTTCTCATCAACTCCTCCAAAAAGCAGCGCGACTCCAAACGGACGAGACTGCAACAGAAAAGAGCCGACAGGTTAGGCAAGGCCAAGGGCAAAGTCAGAGGGGAGCTGACAGCACCTCCCCAGAGCACCCCCAGCTCCGCACCATCGCCCCTGGGTCTGCGTCCTCCTCCCCAAACTGCAGCGCCAGGTTGGACACGGCCTGCGTCACGCTCTCCACTGTCATGGTTTCATTGTAGGTGAACCAGTGATTCTgtaggaaaaagaagaaaagattcgAATTATCACCTTGTTCCCAAAAATATGACAAACCTGGAACGTTCACATGGCAGGTTGGAGCAATCCCCTGTGTAGCCACAAAGGCAACTTCCCTCCGGCCCCTCCAAGCAGGCTGCTGGCACCCAGGGTACAGCCCGGTCAGCCACAAGAGGGAAGCACCAGGAGGAGAGTGGCAAGTGCAGAACAAGCTGGGAAGTTTGTGCAGGGATCCCTCAGAAATTTTGGGATACCTAGGCAGTGGGATGCCAAGGAGGAAACTGCAAGGCCGGAGCACTTTATCCCACGATCTGTTTCTGAAGCGATGGGTTTATCCAGCTCTCCAGAGGGTGGAAGAGTGCTGACGTGCAGGAAAAACACCTCACAGGAAAAGTCTTTACTATAGCACAGAGATTTGTACCTGGGATCTCCGAGTACTCGAGGCACTGAGTAAACTTAAAGGGTCAAAAATAGAACCAATATAACCAGTCTTGTGTCCAAACAGAGTTAGACACACGGCCCCACACAGTCACTGGAGCGCATCTGCCAGTGCTGAGAGACCACTGGAGAACCTGCCATAAGATTCCCACCAAACGTGTGAGGCCAAAGAGGAACAAAAATACACGAGACTCCACCTGTTTGTTCTGCAAAAGCCCCGTGAGGGAAGCTACGCTCTCCGCAAGCCTCCCACTCCACTCTGTAATGATCTTCCCATGCCAGAGGCTTCTGAGATGCCCCCGAGCCTAGTGCTGTTGCCTTAAGAGAAGAAATGTCAAGTCTTACCTGAGTCTCCACTCTTGCTTTATCAATTAAAGTCTTTGCATCAGCTATTAAGCCACTCATGGCACACCCTGGAATCAGAGAGGGAAACCACAAGTCATTTCACacaactccaacaggggaggttcagactggacatgaggaacaaatgtttcccagcaagagtggtcagagagtggaataggctgcccagggagggggtggagtccccatccctgggtgtgtttaagggccgtttggatgagctgtggggggatgtggggtaggggagaactttgtagagtcgggctgagggttggactcgatgatcccgaggggcttttccaacctgagtgttTCTGGGATTTCACCAATCCCTCCCAGACTTCCCAAAGCCCGTTGCAGGGCAGAGCAGGTCCCTGCGTGGGAGCACGCAGCAACGCCACACCACAGCGTGCTGGAGAGGACGGAGGACGGGATCCACACGGATTTGCTCAAGAACAAGGATGGACACGCAGCTGAAGGGCAGGTCCATAATCGAGTTCTCCCAGTCACATCTCCTACCCACCCCAAATCTAAACCGGTTAAAGGAGCCACATTTGAGGCCTTCCAAGAGAAGCTAACCAACAGAAACACAACCTGCTTGGAAGGGGAACTCATTCACCCCCCCCGCCACGGGGAGGACTGGCCAACCCACAGCTCGGGGAAGATGCAGTAGGAGCCTCCAGCACAGATCCTGCTCCAGGAAGAGAGGGGCTGTATCACAAGCACATGGGAGGAAGAAATTAGACTCTTCAAGAGCTCCTTCCATGACCCATGTCATCAGCAACATGGGTATTTTGGAGGTCTCCTGCGTTTCAAGGCGACATATTTGGTAATGAGCCCATCACGGCCCCTCTCACGGCGCAGGAGGCCGCTGCGAGCAGGGCCACAGGCTAACATTAGTGCTCCGAGAGAACCTGGCCTCGAGTCAAGCCTTTTGCAGTAATTCCCTGCCCTCCCAGATCTAAATTTGGGATGAGCCTTCATGAGGGAGGTCATTGAGGCGGGGGGGTGTTTCAGCTGCCTCTTCCTGCTCCTGTAACTATGTCCTGCTGGCCTGGAGCCTGGAAAACCAGTGACCAGGACCTGGTGTTCACTGGGAGGGATGAGTGTTCCCGCTCGGCtcggcagagctgcctgcagggaAGGCCAGTGCTGAAACACCGCTCTGACACTCCCAGGGGACAGAGtcttcaatatatatatatataactatacCTCCAAAACTTGAGGGATGCTCCCAGAGCTCTACCAAAGCTCACTTCTTTCTCCTTACCTATGTGGGAATCGATTTCTACAATCTTCTCTATGCTGCTGGGTTCCATGAGCGGGGAGGTGATCCTCTTCTCCACGGCCAGGCAGACACCCTCCGAGGTCTGGATCCCGATGGCCGTGGAACCAAGCTGAAAACCACCACACCATTACCACCCCCTGCACCTGACACGGGGTTCCAGCCACGACAGCTTGTATAAATATAAACAGGGCAACGTTCATTTTGACTTGTATTATTTGGAGGCGTTTTGTTTTGGAGGCAATCGCATCACCAACACAGAAACCCACCCGCGGGACTCTACGGCTTCGCACGCCAAATTTTAAATGTTACGATTTGAACGAGGAAACCGGGAAGGTTAAACCTGTGTTACTTCCCAGCTGATTAGCTCATCAGAACCCAGCAGGGCTGCTGCAAATCATTAATCTCTTCCCCGAGCAACATCAATTTTTACAGCTTAAAGCCTCGTGAATTTAAAAGGCCTCGCGAATCTTCCTTTGCAggagagaaattaaattttaaagcaaGAGAGGAGGATTTCACATAATGGCCTTGATTCTGACTGCATCTGTACTTCTGGCTTGGGGATTCTTCTTTCCATTAGCTCTTTTTCTCCCAAGTGTCCTCGTATCCACAGAATTTACAGCAGGAACAAGAGCATTTTGCGCACGTGCTGTTTTTCAGGCAGCAGTTAATCACCCGCAGCAAGTTCTACCGTGGTCTTGCAGGACACCACAGTGTCACCACAGCCATGAGCACAGccaagggagggggggggggggggtgtcagatCTCAAGGgctcctggcagcccccagcagcccctaCCTCGCTCCCAGCACTCGCCGCTTTTCCACGCTGGGGAATTTACTGGAATAACTGTACAAGCTGCAGCGTGGAGATGCTGAGTCCAAATTTTAGCAGTATAATTTTAGCAGCAAGCTTCCCCAGGTAGCTACACCTCTAACCACTGGCCTGGCAGAGGGGAATCTCACAGTTTTAGACATCGCCCGACACTGCTTTCAGCACACCGCCTGCCCAAGGGAAGAAGGGACACCTGATGTCATTTCAGATGGATTTGTTAATGAAGCTGCAGCACATGAATAAAAACTCCTCCTACACCCCTAACACACAGACATCGCACAGTACATGTCACAGGAGCCACCCGGGCTGCAGCAGTTTCATCAGTAAGCTTATGGGCTGATctgggaaacaaaaacaaaaagccagaaaGCTTCCATATGATTGCTACTCCAGTAGATGGATTTGTAATGACAAAGTCAGCACGGTGACTGACATCCTTCTGAGAGTTTTTACTTCCCAGTGCcttaataaacatttttactttttgccTCCTCATTTAAGTGGTGCTTCAACGAGCTAAAGCAGTACAGGGCAGACAGAGCCAGCACCCTCCTTTTCCCCAAACACAGGCCTGCTCAGAGCTTCTTCACTTCATCACTTGACCAGTTTCCCCCCAAGTTTACACTTACTCCAAACCAACACCCACCTTCTCAGAAACAAGAACATTTATCAATTAAGAACACTTAACACCCCAGAAAGGCCATTCAGCTCTGCAGAGGTAGGTTAGGTTGCTCGTAATAATCTTTACCTTCAGGGTTTAAAATTCACCTGAGCAAACAGTGACCCACTCCAAGCTGCAACAACAGCGAGCTAAGAAAAGATGAGCTAGCAAGAGAAAAATTgtcactttggggttttttaagggACTCCATCTTTACAAAGCCCACGGACCAGAAGGGAACACTGCATTAGCCCAGGGAGGCGAAGAGAAAGCAGCTCTTGACAAGCGTTCACAGACACAAAGGGCAGTGCCAGCTCCAGTAGGCAGTGTCATGGTGCCCGGGCATTCAGGACCTCTCGCTTCAACGTTAGCTTTTAGTAAGCTCGATTTGGGGATTAGCATCTTCAGACTGTGTTTGGTTCAGGGACAAATTGGTTGGCAGGAGACAGGGAGGGGAAAATTCCCCTGCATTTGGGCAAAAATTGATGGCTTTGGATTCTTCACGACCCATAAAAGGGGACACGTGCAGGAGGTTTGGCTGGACAGAAGGAATCAGACATTGACACACGAGTCTCCTACTACAAACCGTCGGTGAAAGGCTGGCAAAGAGCTGCCAGAGCATTCACGTGCAGGAGCAGCGCCTACggggaaaggcagcagctcctgctcagcGCTGCGTACTGCCCTGGGAGCCGACCAAAGCCTGCCTCGCTGCAGAGCCCCAGTGAACAGAACCTGCCCGGTTTTATTTCTGACCAAACCCAGGCTTTGGGGTTGAAAGAGCCCTAAGGGGTCACAGTTTGGCAGCCAGATGAAGCTGACGATACCTTTATGGCCTCGATGGCATACTCCACTTGGAACAGCCTCCCCTCCGGAGAAAAAGTGTTCACACCCCTGCAAGAACAACATCAGAGATGGTGTAAAGGGCAGGAAAATGAAGGCTGACAAGAAAGTTCCTTATTCGAAAGCAATGGCAGGAAGAGTGATGTCAGCTGGGGACAGGTAACGCAGGAGGGGCGGCTAGAGCATGTCACAGCTTCACTGGAGCCCGTCACCCTCGCCGCAGAGGGTCTGGATTCAGGATGCTTACggacaaaaagaacaaaagcaacgCCAGCAGCTCTAGTTACCGGTCAGGAGGTTTGTTTTCATGGCACACTTTGCACTGCGGATGCTGGAAGCACGCTGCCTTCGGGCTCCAGTGCGCCTTCTCTCAGCGCCAGGAGGCAGCAGGATTTTGTTTTAGCAGCACAGACCCGTTCCTCTCCCTGTACACCCCATCAGCCCCATCCCCACCCTCCGCACACACCAGGCCAGCCCCACTCCCGCTGCTCCTCCCATTCCACTACACGAAGCGGGAGATGACTCTGCCCTCCTCCACCAGACCCGCTGTGCCCGGGGACTTTGTCCACACACAAACGCCTCCATGGGATTTCTTAAAAGCTATTTAGTTTCGGgaaatatttagcaaaataaacTACAGCTTTatgagacacccccccccgctCTCCACAGGGACCCCGCACACAGCCTCCCCCCGCACCGGGGGCCTCCAAACACTGGAAACCCCCGGTTGCGCGGGATGTGCCCTCCCTTCCCCTGTATTTCACAGAACCGGCCTCTTCAAAaccccaagaaaacaaaaatagaggGAAGAACCCGCCGCAGGGAGGGAACGGCCGCAAACCCCCGCGGGCCCGGGCGGCGCTGGCAGGGGGATGAGCACAGGCCCTTGGACGGGACCCAGCAGGGCTGCGGCCTCCCCGCCAGCTGCTCAGAGCGGCCCTACGGCGGCTGCAGGCGAGAGACGCCGGCCAGGGCCTACCGGGATGGGGCGGGCGGTGACCGGCCGCAGGCCCGTGACTCAGCCGCaggccgcgggcggcggggagggcgccGTCAGGGGACAGCGGGGGCGGATTAAAACTCACCGGTCGTACTCGGAGCGTGTGAGGaacatggcggcggcggggaggcgcggGAGGGGGAACGGGCGGCGGAGGCGGGAGCGCGGCGCTGCCCTCGCCGGTTTCTTCTCCGCCGCTTCCGGCCGACGGGCCCGCAAAGCGCAggcgccgccccgccccgtctCCCCACTTCCGCCCGCGCCGCCTTTCCATTGGTCCGCGCCGCCCGGCGTCTGACCAATGAGAAAACGGGGAGGGCGGGGTCGGCGAGGGGGAGACCAGCGGGGATTGGAGGGAGCgcaggaggggagcggggcgaAGAAGAGGGGGCGTGGCCAGagcggcggaggggcggggcggggcgggcgcacCGCGGGTACCGGGCGGGGGGTACCGGGCCGGGGGTACCGGGGAGGGGGCGTCAGGGCAGAGGCATCGAGATGCCTCAGAGTCCTCCGGGGTCGTGCCGGCACCCGGCTCCCGGTGCGGTCCCCACAGACCCGTTACCGGCCCCGACCGGACTGTGGGCACCGTACCGGGAGCCGACACGGCCCCGGGGGTCCCCGTCCCGTtccagggctggggagcagggggagactAATTGCGGGTCGGGCGAGACGATGATCGGACGGACGGACACCtccgggggggggctgccccccccgcTGGGGGCCGGGTCCGCGCTGGGCGGAGGGACCGGGGGcggaccggggcggggggctgtCCCGGGGGTGTCCGGGGGCGGACCGGGGGCcctgccgggggcggggcggtgctgcccgccccgggggcggtGGGGTTCCCGGTGGCGGCTCTGACAGCGGAGCGGTCCCAGCGGGCGGTGGAGGCAGCACCgaccgcccccggcccggccatGTCGGAGCCCGGCACCCCCGCCGCCGGCGACAAACCCCCTCGGCTCCAGGTAGGGCTCCGgtgcgccccccgccccccgccccctgTGCCCACGGCAGTCTCCCGGTGTGTCCCCTCGGTGGCCCGGCACAGCTCCCGAGGACAACTCCCGGTGCGACCCTCGGTgcagcccccgctcccctccATGCCACTCCCGCTCAGCCCCCGCCGTGTTCCGGTGCAACCCGCGATGCAGCCGCCCGGTACGACCCCCGGTGCAGCCTCCCAGTGTCCCGGTGCAGCCCCGCGCTCGGGGCAACTCCCGGTGCAGCCCCCGCTCCCCTGGTGcagcgcccccggcccgccggaGAAGCACCCCGTCCGGGGCAACTCCCGGTGCAGTCCCCCGGTGCAGCCCCCCGGTCCCCCGGTCCAGTCCCCCGGTCCCCCGGCGTAGCCCCCCCGCCCGAGGCAGCTCCCGGTGCACCCCCCGGTCTCCTGGTGTAgcccccccggggcagccccccggtcccccggggcagcccccccgCGCGGAGCAGCCCCCGGtgcagccccccgctcccccggtGCAGTCTCCCCGGTGCCCCGGTGCCTCCCCGGTGCCCCGGCTCCTGCTGTTCTCTCCCCACAGGACCGCGTCCTGGGGGGGGTGCGCTGGGGCCGCCTCCTGGAGCCCCTGGGCTTCATCAAGGTGCTGGAATGGGTGAGTGTGTCCCCCCacggtgtgtcccccccccatcccggGCCTGATCCCGGCACCAGGACCCCTCCCCCCGCGGGcacagcacccctgggtgctggtCCCCCGGGACCCCTATCCagcactttccccccacccccagattTGGGGTGCACCATTACTTTCCTAAAGCCCCCCCCCCAGGATGAGGGGACCCTAgaggcccccccagcccctccggAGCCTCCCCCACCCTGGCAGCCCTGGGCATGGGGACCCCATCCTGAGGGGGGTCTGGGGGAAGTGGGGTGCGGGGCCACCCGGGTTTGGGCTACGCGACCCCCCCGGTGACCTTGAGCAGGTGGCTTTGCCCGGCAGTGCCGGAGGGGACGGTGACATCGGGGTCCCACGTCCCCATCATTCCCACGGGCTCGGGAGGCACCGGGTGGGTGGGTGAGgaggggggctgggggtcagtgggctgcaggagggggggaccctggggacggggcggggggagccaagcgcccgcggccccggccccgacccggCTGTGCCATGAACGGCTCCGGGATTGTATTTCAGGGCGGCATTTCTGCGGCACGGCCTCGCCGTGGCCGGGGGCTCCCCGCCGGCCCCACGCCCGGGGGCCAGCGCTGGGGAAACTGGGGCGCAGCGGAGCAGGGGGGGGGCATCGCTCAGCGCTGGGGCCTGAGGTCAGACCCATTTGGGCATCTCCCACCCGGAGGACCCGGGTCGAGGGGGCTTTTCCCCCGATCCCACAGCTCTTTGCTTTGGGTAATCCCACCCGGGGAGGTGCTGGGCACCCCCCCAGCGGGGCCGCAGTACAGGATCAGGCCCTGCGTGCACAGACACCCCGAAACCGAAAGCGGGAGGAAAACCACCAACGCTCCTGCTTCAACCCTCGGTGCAGCACATGGGCCTGCCCATCCCCACGGCGTCAGGCCTGGCCGCTGGgcttcccccctttcccccaaCCGGCTCCGGGAGCCGTGACGTGAGCTCAGCCGGGATGAGCTGCCAGAAAACTCTTTGGGAACAGCGTTTTCCCGGCACCCTCCGCCCGAGATGAGAGCGGCTCAGCGCCGAGGGACGGGAAACAGCAGCGGGAGGGGGACCGATGGTGGCAGGACGACCCCCAGGATGCTCCCAGCTTGCTGGAAACCTGCTCCAGCGCTCAGCACCCTGCCTAAAATTAAGCGGGAGGGTTGGCCttgctgcccacccccccccacaTGGGGCAtcgcccccgccgctgccccgttTCACCCCCGGCCACAAAtcccggtgccggcggcggcgctggcgcaTGAGGCCGACAGCTGCGGGGTGGCAGCTCGCCCTGCACCGCCGCGGCCACCGTGACTCAGCGCCGGGGGGGTCAAACCCCCcgttgggggtggggggatcccCAGGGTCTTGAGCTCCCCACTCCCTGCCCTGACCCGCTGCTCCTCTCCCGTAGCTCTTCGCCATCTTCGCCTTCGGGGCCTGCGGCTCCTTCAGCGGCGAGACCGGGGCGACGGTGAACTGTGGCGGCGAAACCAAAAAGATGAGCGCCATTTCCGTCCAGTTCGGGTACCCCTTCAGGTGAGGGGGCACCGAGCCCAAACCCTCACCCCCAGAAACTCACCCCGGCGCCCAGCATGGCTCCACAGCGAACTGGGGGGGACGTGGGGTGCTGGGTTAGGGTTAAACCCCATCCCCGCTGCTGGGACCCCCATGGGAGCACAGCCACAGTccctgcaggcagggaggtgccGTGTCCGGCTTGGGACCCTCTGACCCCCAGTGCCGTGAGGCATCCCCCGGCTCCGGTTCCTGACACCATCTGGGGGATCCTCATTAATCAGGGAAGACCGGGGGATCCTCGTTAATCGAGGATGGAGCCAGGCCAGCTGTGAGCCAGTTTTAACCCCTTCCCTCAGCCACCAGCCCCGTGCTGGGACACCGGACCTTGGCAAAGGGTCCAGGTTCCGCCCCGGCAGTGGGTCCGTCCCCTCCATCCCTGGGGACCACCCAGCGCTGTTATTTCGGGCTGGCAGAGccaagggcaacggagctggtgcagggtctggagcacaggtctgatggggagcggctgagggaactgggggggtttagtgtggagaagaggaggctgaggggagacctcatggccctctgcaactccctgaaaggagggtgcagagaggggggaggagtctcttgagccaaggaaccagcaccaggacaagagggaatggcctcaagctgcgccagggcagggtcagactggctcttaggaaggatttctttgcagaaggggttgttgggcgttggaatgggctgcccagggcagggggggagtccccatccctggaggggttgaagagtcgggttgacccagcgctgagggatctggtggagttgggaatggtcagggtgaggttcatggtggggccggaggagcttcaagggcttttccaacctggatgattctgggattctgtgatccccTCCATTCCCGGGCCACCCGCCATCCCCTTCCCGCCATCCCAGGTTATACCAGATCCCTTTCGAGATGCCGAACTGTGAGGGGGAGTCGGAGACCCAAACCCTGCACCTCATCGGCGATTTCTCCGCTCCTGCCGAATTTTTCGTGACCCTGGGGGTCTTCTCCTTCCTCTACGCCATGGCGGCTCTGGTGCTTTACCTGCGCTTTCATTCCCTCTACGGCGAAAATAAGAAGCTCCCCTTCGCGGTGAGGCGGCTGCATCCCTAAGAGGGGTagaggggggacacacacacacacaaatcctgCACCGCTGGAGCTGAGCCCGCTGTCCCCACCCCGCAGGATTTCTGCGTCACCGTCTGCTTCGCCTTCTTCTGgctggtggcggcggcggcgtggGGCAAGGGGCTCACCGACGTGAAGGCAGCCACGCGGCCAGCCAGCCTCATCGCCGCCATGGGGGTCTGCCAGGGCCCAGACGTGGTCTGCAACGCCGGCACCACGCCGGCCATGGGGCTGGCCAACATCTCCGTGGTGAGAGCCGGGTGCCGGCGCACGCCGACGCGCGTGGGGTGTAGGCACACGCGTGTGTTCACACGAGGGTGTATGTACAGGCACCCACACGTGCGCACGGgtgtttatttatttgcttgggGGAGATTTATGTGCTTCAAGCTGAGCTCGGCGGCTCCCAGCCCTTGCgggggcacacgcgtgtgcacacccctgcacacgtgtgtgtgtgtgt is from Strix aluco isolate bStrAlu1 chromosome 25, bStrAlu1.hap1, whole genome shotgun sequence and encodes:
- the PSMA5 gene encoding proteasome subunit alpha type-5 → MFLTRSEYDRGVNTFSPEGRLFQVEYAIEAIKLGSTAIGIQTSEGVCLAVEKRITSPLMEPSSIEKIVEIDSHIGCAMSGLIADAKTLIDKARVETQNHWFTYNETMTVESVTQAVSNLALQFGEEDADPGAMSRPFGVALLFGGVDEKGPQLFHMDPSGTFVQCDARAIGSASEGAQSSLQEVYHKSMTLKEAIKSSLVILKQVMEEKLNATNIELATVEPGMKFHMYTKEELEEVIKDI
- the SYPL2 gene encoding synaptophysin-like protein 2 is translated as MSEPGTPAAGDKPPRLQDRVLGGVRWGRLLEPLGFIKVLEWLFAIFAFGACGSFSGETGATVNCGGETKKMSAISVQFGYPFRLYQIPFEMPNCEGESETQTLHLIGDFSAPAEFFVTLGVFSFLYAMAALVLYLRFHSLYGENKKLPFADFCVTVCFAFFWLVAAAAWGKGLTDVKAATRPASLIAAMGVCQGPDVVCNAGTTPAMGLANISVLFGFLNFVLWAGNCWFVLKETPWQAQAAARDSAAEQGAIDKQ